One segment of Fructilactobacillus hinvesii DNA contains the following:
- a CDS encoding DUF2075 domain-containing protein: MSKNAATEKLAPNHHQLTEEQRQLVDRIMAFTKQQLTTKQTPAVFTITGDCGTGKSVILSQLFYELQQAAHATEPPLAQMQNYFLVNHPEVLKVYKEMAETEAHVLKKNFLRPTSFINQMQKQHQQADVVVIDEAHLLLSQPDHYNNFYGQNQLEEILKVSRVVICVFDFHQVIQTKNYWDENLLQRIVAPYKHESYHLTHQFRMTASPALIDWIDAFSRGKLQPLPKTARAHYDFRIYADAESMRRAIVTRNQAVGLSRIVATTGYPSTLDGGKHYINETGGFRMPWDQYNYTATPWAEIPATINEVGSIYTCQGFDLNYVGLILSPLLYLDQTDQRIKVDLSKKTNNEMLKRRKDITDPQLFTQMQHQIILNSVNVLLKRGIHGAYLYAHDPALQQALLTSYQKIQ; this comes from the coding sequence ATGTCTAAGAACGCCGCTACGGAGAAACTAGCTCCTAATCACCACCAGTTAACTGAAGAGCAACGCCAGTTAGTCGACCGCATCATGGCTTTTACTAAGCAACAACTTACAACCAAACAAACTCCGGCCGTTTTTACCATCACGGGAGATTGTGGGACCGGTAAGAGTGTGATTTTAAGCCAACTTTTTTATGAACTCCAACAGGCCGCCCACGCCACTGAACCACCATTGGCGCAAATGCAGAACTACTTTCTGGTTAACCATCCGGAGGTTTTAAAGGTCTACAAAGAAATGGCTGAGACAGAAGCCCACGTCTTAAAGAAAAATTTTCTCCGACCGACCTCCTTTATTAACCAAATGCAAAAACAGCACCAACAAGCGGACGTAGTAGTGATCGACGAGGCCCACCTCCTGCTGTCTCAACCCGACCACTACAATAATTTTTACGGTCAAAATCAGCTAGAAGAGATCCTCAAGGTTAGTCGGGTTGTCATCTGTGTTTTTGACTTTCACCAGGTGATTCAAACCAAGAACTACTGGGATGAAAATCTGTTACAACGAATTGTTGCTCCCTACAAACATGAAAGTTACCACCTCACCCACCAGTTTCGCATGACCGCCAGTCCGGCCTTAATTGACTGGATTGATGCCTTCAGTCGGGGAAAACTGCAGCCCCTCCCGAAAACGGCGCGAGCTCACTACGACTTTCGCATCTATGCGGATGCCGAATCAATGCGGCGCGCCATTGTTACTCGCAATCAAGCAGTAGGCTTATCCCGCATCGTAGCAACAACGGGGTATCCATCGACGTTAGATGGTGGTAAACACTACATTAATGAAACGGGTGGCTTTCGGATGCCGTGGGATCAATACAACTATACAGCCACTCCCTGGGCCGAAATTCCCGCTACCATTAATGAGGTGGGTTCCATTTACACCTGTCAGGGCTTTGACCTTAACTACGTTGGCCTCATCCTGAGCCCCCTGCTTTATTTAGATCAAACTGACCAACGGATTAAAGTGGATCTCAGCAAGAAGACCAACAACGAAATGTTGAAACGCCGCAAGGACATCACTGATCCCCAGTTATTTACACAAATGCAGCACCAAATCATCTTAAATTCCGTCAATGTGCTTTTAAAACGGGGCATTCACGGCGCCTATCTGTACGCCCATGATCCAGCGTTACAACAAGCACTTTTAACTAGCTATCAAAAAATTCAATAA
- a CDS encoding AAA family ATPase produces MTFEELKEYGQLFYRENYKLDRNLETKVFKINNIKSYQREPNDAGGTTDWTDNLILLYNQLHQLLGSKFSFQLNFKKRTMSIYFAIKKPVTVAALQKQLPLVDVLDVKTDEVSSIATVDISKFTTNYGHATQLFEKDPYADLDLSDLSELPNPETPDTDETHKKQSDDEPESPNDDLSLNVETLDTEIDALAELQGLTGLEEAKQQITDMVAIAKMNQLRKDQGLKVPAGLSNHMIFTGNPGTGKTTVAKLFATILYQNHIITANKLVLTDRSDLVGHYTGTTADRTKKVIKASLGGVLFIDEAYQLSHPDSPTDFGHEAIDQLIIGMENHREDLIVILAGYTDQMETFLNDNPGLRSRIPNRVHFEDYTTGELTQIILNMISKEQIVTLEHSSYFTEVVTNFINQNSPSGNARWARNVYQAMLQAQARRVAFQPHPTKHDLQTITNDDVDAALMATPTN; encoded by the coding sequence ATGACTTTTGAAGAACTAAAAGAATACGGTCAGCTATTCTACCGCGAAAATTATAAACTTGATCGCAACCTGGAGACCAAGGTTTTTAAAATCAATAACATTAAGTCCTATCAACGCGAACCCAATGACGCGGGCGGAACCACTGATTGGACTGATAATCTAATTCTCCTGTACAACCAGCTCCACCAACTTCTAGGAAGTAAGTTTAGCTTTCAACTAAACTTTAAAAAACGGACCATGTCCATCTACTTCGCCATCAAAAAGCCCGTTACCGTTGCTGCCCTCCAAAAGCAGCTCCCCCTAGTGGACGTCTTGGACGTCAAGACCGATGAAGTGTCCTCAATCGCTACCGTGGACATCAGTAAATTCACTACCAACTACGGTCATGCGACCCAGTTGTTTGAAAAAGATCCGTACGCAGACCTTGATCTTAGTGACCTCAGTGAACTCCCGAATCCTGAAACACCAGACACCGACGAAACGCACAAGAAACAGTCAGACGATGAACCTGAAAGCCCTAACGATGACCTAAGTCTAAACGTGGAAACCCTTGATACTGAGATTGATGCCCTAGCTGAACTCCAAGGATTAACCGGTTTAGAGGAAGCCAAACAGCAAATTACTGACATGGTGGCCATCGCCAAGATGAACCAACTCAGAAAGGACCAGGGGTTAAAGGTTCCCGCTGGGCTCAGTAACCACATGATTTTTACCGGTAATCCTGGGACCGGAAAAACAACGGTAGCTAAGTTATTTGCGACAATTCTTTACCAAAACCACATTATTACCGCCAACAAATTGGTTCTTACCGATCGTTCGGACCTCGTCGGTCACTACACCGGAACGACTGCTGATCGCACAAAAAAGGTCATTAAAGCCTCCCTGGGTGGGGTGCTCTTCATCGATGAAGCCTACCAGCTCTCTCATCCAGACAGTCCCACCGACTTTGGTCACGAAGCAATTGACCAACTCATCATTGGGATGGAAAATCACCGAGAGGATTTAATCGTAATTTTAGCCGGCTACACGGACCAAATGGAAACTTTTTTAAATGATAATCCCGGCTTGAGATCCCGGATTCCCAACCGGGTTCATTTTGAAGACTACACCACTGGCGAACTAACTCAAATCATCTTAAACATGATTAGTAAGGAACAAATTGTGACGCTAGAACACTCTAGCTATTTTACAGAAGTGGTTACTAACTTCATCAACCAAAATAGTCCTAGTGGGAACGCCCGGTGGGCTCGCAACGTTTACCAAGCAATGCTGCAGGCCCAGGCGCGGCGCGTGGCTTTTCAACCGCACCCCACGAAACATGACTTGCAAACCATCACGAATGATGATGTCGATGCCGCCCTCATGGCGACTCCGACTAACTAA
- a CDS encoding MFS transporter, translated as MSNSEQPKIPLTTNLAILAAAFLSFAGVLLETSMNVTFPELAKELGVSLDTIQWITTGYLLVVTITMSTTAFLLKRDSVKRLFIISSALFVIGDLLSVLAPSFPVLLAGRLIQAGSTGLSMPMMYQVIFALIPKRRIGTYVGIASMVVSLAPALGPTYGGALSSLLSWRYIFIVILPFVLLNFFLGTHNLKLKPQGIQKHFDFISLAFLAVTLFSFVWATNQLGSAHGTVLPWLIPLLIGCCTLALFIWTNNHGNTQVLSLHPLKNASISINAIVYMMLMFVNIGISFVIPIYSEVVFHVTPLAAGLILLPGSIIGGAISPVAGLAYDRYGAFKPILSGMVLFTIATFCFSISSSWATPMAFMFLFILLRAGMNMAFANLLSNSQSLAPMQQSADVNSLFNMLQQYAGSLGTSILASGLAFYQNQAHGPAAQIAATIQGGHLDYSLLFVIAGVITILAFTNWNRQRKLGFHV; from the coding sequence ATGTCGAATTCGGAACAACCTAAAATTCCACTTACTACTAATCTGGCTATTTTAGCCGCCGCCTTTCTTTCCTTCGCTGGTGTCTTACTGGAAACCTCGATGAACGTCACGTTTCCAGAACTTGCTAAGGAACTCGGTGTCTCCTTAGACACGATTCAATGGATTACGACCGGCTACCTCTTAGTGGTAACGATCACAATGTCCACCACTGCCTTTTTACTAAAACGGGATTCGGTTAAACGCCTCTTTATCATCTCGAGTGCCCTCTTTGTGATTGGAGACTTACTGTCCGTGTTGGCTCCCAGTTTCCCAGTCCTCTTAGCGGGACGGTTAATTCAAGCCGGTTCCACGGGACTCAGCATGCCCATGATGTACCAAGTCATCTTTGCCCTCATCCCCAAACGACGAATTGGAACCTACGTGGGCATCGCCTCAATGGTGGTTTCCCTTGCTCCCGCTTTGGGTCCCACTTACGGAGGAGCGCTCTCGTCGCTCTTATCCTGGCGCTACATTTTCATCGTAATTCTACCATTCGTCTTACTTAACTTCTTCTTAGGAACCCATAACTTGAAACTCAAACCACAGGGAATTCAGAAGCACTTTGATTTTATCTCCCTCGCGTTTCTCGCTGTGACCTTATTTTCATTCGTCTGGGCAACCAACCAATTGGGAAGCGCCCACGGAACCGTCCTTCCCTGGCTCATTCCCCTTCTCATCGGGTGCTGTACCCTCGCGCTCTTTATTTGGACCAATAACCACGGCAACACCCAGGTGCTCTCGCTTCATCCCTTAAAAAACGCCAGCATTTCCATCAACGCGATTGTCTATATGATGTTAATGTTTGTCAACATCGGGATTTCGTTTGTGATTCCCATCTATTCGGAAGTCGTCTTCCACGTGACCCCACTCGCGGCTGGTCTCATTCTCCTGCCCGGTTCCATCATTGGAGGAGCAATCTCTCCTGTTGCTGGTTTAGCCTATGACCGTTACGGGGCCTTTAAACCCATTTTAAGCGGGATGGTCCTCTTTACGATTGCCACCTTCTGCTTCAGTATTTCCAGTAGCTGGGCCACTCCCATGGCCTTCATGTTCCTCTTCATCTTGTTACGGGCAGGAATGAATATGGCCTTTGCCAATTTACTGTCGAACTCTCAATCTCTAGCTCCCATGCAACAATCGGCGGACGTCAACTCCCTCTTCAACATGTTGCAACAGTACGCCGGTTCGCTTGGTACTAGCATCCTTGCCTCGGGACTAGCCTTTTACCAAAATCAAGCTCATGGTCCAGCGGCTCAAATTGCCGCTACGATTCAGGGGGGCCATCTCGACTACTCCCTCCTCTTTGTAATTGCTGGAGTCATCACCATTTTGGCCTTCACCAACTGGAATCGGCAACGAAAGCTGGGGTTCCATGTCTAA
- the galE gene encoding UDP-glucose 4-epimerase GalE, translating to MAVLVAGGAGYIGSHMVDRLISEGYDVVVADNLSTGHRAAVHPQARFYEGDTRDAHFLDDLFAKEDIDAVIHMDAFSLVPESMKKPLKYFDNNVIGMIVLLEAMKRAGVKYVVFSSTAATYGNPERIPIHEADRKEPINPYGESKLMMEHIMKWVEQADGIHSVALRYFNAAGAKADGSIGEDHHPETHLIPIVLKVAAGQQDQLKIFGDDYDTPDGTNVRDYIHILDLADAHILAMEYLKQGHASDVFNLGSSTGFSNKEILDAARKVTGQEIPAEIAPRRGGDPDTLVADSSKAREVLGWKPKYDNVEDIIKTAWTWKQKHPNGYEDQ from the coding sequence ATGGCAGTTTTAGTTGCTGGAGGAGCCGGTTACATCGGTTCTCACATGGTAGATCGCTTGATTAGCGAAGGATATGACGTGGTCGTCGCCGATAACCTGTCTACGGGACACCGGGCCGCGGTGCATCCGCAAGCTCGTTTTTACGAAGGCGACACGCGCGATGCCCACTTCTTAGACGATTTATTTGCCAAAGAAGACATCGATGCTGTGATTCACATGGACGCTTTTTCGTTGGTTCCGGAATCAATGAAGAAACCGTTGAAGTACTTCGACAACAATGTGATCGGGATGATTGTACTGTTAGAAGCCATGAAACGGGCCGGCGTGAAGTACGTGGTCTTTTCATCAACGGCAGCGACGTACGGAAACCCAGAACGGATTCCGATTCATGAAGCCGACCGCAAGGAACCCATCAACCCATACGGAGAAAGTAAGTTAATGATGGAACACATCATGAAGTGGGTGGAACAAGCCGATGGGATTCATTCCGTGGCGCTGCGCTACTTTAACGCGGCCGGTGCCAAAGCTGATGGATCAATTGGGGAAGATCATCACCCAGAAACGCACTTGATTCCGATTGTGTTGAAGGTAGCTGCAGGTCAACAAGATCAGCTTAAAATCTTTGGTGACGACTACGATACGCCGGATGGAACCAACGTGCGGGACTACATTCACATTTTGGACCTCGCGGATGCCCACATTCTAGCGATGGAATACCTGAAGCAGGGGCATGCCAGTGACGTCTTTAACCTGGGTTCCTCAACCGGATTTTCGAATAAGGAAATTCTTGACGCCGCCCGGAAGGTCACCGGTCAGGAAATCCCAGCTGAAATTGCCCCACGCCGGGGTGGCGATCCGGATACGTTAGTAGCGGATAGTAGTAAAGCTCGCGAAGTACTGGGCTGGAAGCCGAAGTACGATAACGTGGAAGACATCATCAAAACGGCCTGGACGTGGAAACAAAAACATCCAAATGGCTACGAAGACCAATAA
- a CDS encoding GNAT family N-acetyltransferase, producing the protein MKFLASPGRFYQNDAAGNMVAEVTFTIKDDVVSINHTFVDPSLRGQGVAGKLMVAVADYARKHHYWIKPVCSYSQMFFQKFTEYQDLVKE; encoded by the coding sequence ATGAAATTTTTAGCTAGTCCAGGGCGGTTTTATCAAAACGATGCCGCTGGTAACATGGTGGCTGAAGTCACATTTACAATTAAAGATGACGTTGTATCCATTAATCATACCTTTGTGGACCCAAGCCTACGGGGACAAGGGGTGGCTGGTAAGTTAATGGTTGCCGTGGCTGATTACGCTCGTAAGCACCACTACTGGATTAAGCCGGTTTGTTCCTATTCCCAAATGTTCTTTCAGAAGTTTACCGAGTACCAAGATTTAGTAAAGGAGTAG
- the proC gene encoding pyrroline-5-carboxylate reductase, which yields MKIGILGVGHMGTAIIRGLANRYEASDLFVKGHHVNDALKNLQQELGFQILSDNDLSGLDVLFVATPAPATLAILKDTKIDDHTLLISAAQGITPAQIKELFPQNSVVCIVPNIPVAVNAGCIAMTRADAATPAAQKTADEILANLGTVVAVPARNAGIVGTIAGCGPAFVDVFMSALADAAVQNGLDRETAYKVAASMVFGSAKLALDTGTNPDVLKDQVTSPGGSTIKGVVGLDAKGFRNAVNHAVNEANG from the coding sequence ATGAAGATTGGAATTCTAGGCGTTGGTCACATGGGGACCGCTATCATCCGCGGCCTCGCCAACCGTTACGAAGCCAGTGATTTATTTGTTAAGGGACACCACGTCAATGATGCTTTAAAAAACCTGCAACAAGAACTGGGCTTTCAAATCCTGTCTGATAACGACCTTAGCGGGTTAGACGTCTTGTTCGTAGCCACTCCAGCTCCAGCAACGTTGGCAATCTTAAAGGATACCAAGATTGACGATCACACGCTCTTAATTTCAGCAGCTCAGGGAATTACTCCCGCACAAATCAAAGAGCTCTTCCCGCAGAATTCAGTTGTCTGCATCGTTCCTAACATTCCCGTCGCTGTGAACGCTGGTTGCATCGCCATGACTAGGGCTGATGCGGCTACGCCAGCAGCTCAAAAAACGGCGGACGAAATCCTCGCCAACTTAGGAACCGTAGTGGCTGTGCCCGCTCGTAACGCTGGCATCGTTGGAACCATCGCTGGTTGTGGTCCGGCCTTTGTCGACGTCTTTATGAGCGCCCTGGCTGATGCAGCCGTTCAAAACGGACTTGACCGTGAAACAGCCTACAAAGTGGCCGCCAGCATGGTCTTTGGAAGTGCCAAACTCGCCTTAGATACCGGCACCAACCCCGACGTTTTAAAGGACCAAGTGACCTCACCAGGTGGTTCTACCATCAAGGGAGTAGTTGGTCTCGATGCCAAGGGCTTCCGCAACGCTGTGAACCACGCCGTCAACGAAGCAAACGGGTAA
- the thiE gene encoding thiamine phosphate synthase translates to MKFNSAMLQVYLVIGTQDVDNQPNRLLDVVKQALAAGVTAVQFRDKDGSRLHEAERVELGRKVHQLTTAANVPLFIDDNVQLTEQVGAEGIHVGQTDANVAPLREQHPDWLIGLSVHNVAELNASAPALPLVDYLGVGPVFATTSKPDAKQPIGVAGVQAVQKQTALPLVAIGGINTTNVSDLQAVPEVGVSVVSALAKSDDITKSVQILKSKGVSHEN, encoded by the coding sequence ATGAAATTTAATTCAGCAATGTTGCAAGTTTACCTAGTGATTGGCACCCAGGACGTTGATAATCAACCAAACCGACTGTTAGACGTGGTTAAGCAAGCGCTTGCTGCTGGAGTAACCGCGGTTCAGTTTCGGGATAAAGACGGTTCGCGTTTGCATGAAGCAGAGCGAGTGGAATTGGGCAGAAAAGTTCATCAGCTGACCACTGCCGCGAACGTGCCCCTTTTCATTGACGATAACGTGCAGCTTACAGAACAAGTTGGTGCCGAAGGGATTCACGTCGGCCAGACTGATGCGAACGTTGCTCCGCTTCGCGAACAACATCCAGATTGGTTAATCGGGCTCTCTGTGCATAACGTAGCCGAACTAAATGCCAGTGCTCCTGCTTTACCACTGGTTGATTATCTCGGGGTGGGTCCGGTCTTTGCGACAACTAGCAAACCAGATGCGAAACAACCAATTGGCGTGGCTGGGGTTCAAGCTGTACAGAAACAGACAGCTTTACCGCTGGTTGCCATTGGAGGAATTAATACGACAAATGTCAGTGACCTACAAGCAGTACCGGAAGTCGGGGTTTCTGTAGTTTCGGCATTGGCTAAAAGTGATGATATTACGAAAAGTGTGCAGATTTTAAAAAGCAAGGGAGTAAGTCATGAAAACTAA
- a CDS encoding DMT family transporter translates to MTNQKKYWGVVLAIAGALMWGIQGPVSEFLYQDRSFSTEWLMGIKMLVSGILILFFVRVFQHQPIFTIWNKKTWFTLLCYALLGLTGVQYLFLLTVRASNPATATIMQSLGTVMIVILTALVYRELPTRPEAIAVVVALLGTWLLVTKGDLTKLAISPTAFGLGLLVALAGALQTMLPVKLIQHYNTLVVIGWSMLIGGLIFSCIHPVWVQPPHFSVGVVLGVGFIVLFGTMLAFICFISSLHYISPTTAGLLDTFEPLSATLGTVWFFNTSFNGAEIIGGLLVLSTVFILALPVHKQSSF, encoded by the coding sequence ATGACTAACCAGAAAAAATACTGGGGAGTTGTGCTGGCCATTGCCGGAGCCTTGATGTGGGGAATTCAGGGACCTGTTTCCGAATTTCTCTATCAAGATCGGAGCTTTTCTACCGAATGGCTCATGGGGATTAAAATGCTTGTGTCAGGCATTTTAATCCTTTTCTTTGTGCGCGTTTTTCAGCACCAACCCATTTTCACAATTTGGAATAAAAAGACCTGGTTCACGTTGCTATGTTACGCGTTGCTGGGGCTCACCGGGGTGCAGTACCTATTCTTACTGACGGTGCGGGCCAGTAATCCCGCCACTGCCACCATCATGCAGAGCCTCGGGACCGTCATGATCGTGATCTTAACGGCCCTCGTTTACCGAGAATTACCAACTCGCCCAGAAGCAATTGCGGTCGTGGTGGCTTTACTCGGAACTTGGCTCCTTGTCACTAAGGGAGACCTCACCAAGCTGGCGATTAGTCCGACCGCTTTTGGACTAGGGTTATTGGTTGCGTTGGCCGGAGCCCTGCAAACCATGCTCCCGGTGAAATTGATTCAACATTACAATACCCTGGTGGTGATTGGCTGGTCGATGTTAATCGGCGGATTGATTTTTAGTTGCATTCATCCCGTCTGGGTGCAACCCCCACACTTTAGCGTCGGCGTGGTGCTGGGCGTCGGCTTTATTGTTCTCTTTGGGACGATGCTGGCCTTTATTTGTTTCATCTCCAGTTTGCACTATATCTCACCGACTACGGCCGGGTTACTGGATACCTTCGAACCATTATCTGCGACCCTAGGGACGGTGTGGTTCTTTAACACCAGTTTTAACGGGGCCGAAATCATCGGGGGATTATTGGTTTTAAGTACCGTCTTTATCCTGGCCCTTCCGGTTCACAAGCAATCTTCTTTTTAG
- the thiM gene encoding hydroxyethylthiazole kinase, whose amino-acid sequence MKTNLMKTIREQQPIVLNVANHVTPQRVADGINYIGGSPMMMADPLEAADLTKIADAVVLNLGSTNPTAQALMLGAGETANRLHKPVVFDPVAVGATPLRRKRTQQLLERAPVTLIRGNAGEVAALAGVSWDQRGIDAGQGSVDPVTVAQTAAQKCQCIVVLSGPTDIITDGTTVYQVENNAPMLTTNVGMGDVLDGILGVAAGISTDLETITTATGILPVAAELATHQYPDAPFSFLAETYNQLARLDDQTLQQRLKIK is encoded by the coding sequence ATGAAAACTAATTTAATGAAAACGATTCGCGAACAACAACCAATTGTCCTGAACGTTGCGAACCATGTTACTCCACAACGGGTGGCTGATGGAATTAACTACATCGGGGGTTCGCCAATGATGATGGCGGATCCACTAGAGGCGGCTGATTTAACTAAAATTGCTGATGCCGTTGTTTTGAACCTGGGCTCGACCAACCCGACTGCGCAGGCGCTGATGCTGGGTGCAGGAGAGACTGCCAATCGACTGCATAAACCGGTGGTCTTTGATCCAGTGGCCGTTGGTGCGACGCCACTTCGGAGAAAACGAACTCAGCAACTGTTGGAGCGAGCCCCCGTAACGCTGATTCGGGGAAACGCTGGGGAAGTAGCAGCGCTGGCTGGCGTTAGCTGGGATCAACGGGGGATTGATGCCGGTCAGGGCAGCGTTGATCCGGTAACAGTAGCCCAAACTGCTGCCCAAAAGTGTCAGTGCATCGTAGTTCTTTCGGGACCCACTGATATTATTACGGACGGAACGACTGTGTACCAAGTCGAAAACAACGCCCCGATGTTAACTACTAACGTGGGCATGGGTGACGTTTTAGATGGAATTTTAGGGGTAGCTGCTGGGATCAGCACTGATTTAGAAACGATTACCACAGCAACGGGCATCCTGCCGGTGGCCGCGGAACTTGCGACACACCAATATCCAGATGCGCCCTTCTCGTTTTTAGCAGAAACCTATAACCAACTAGCCCGTCTCGACGACCAAACCCTACAACAACGGTTAAAAATTAAATAA
- a CDS encoding phospho-sugar mutase, which translates to MNNTEIMASYTDWKQAENMPTDLRTELAAMANDQAAITDAFGTSLSFGTAGMRGVIGAGTNRMNIFTVRQATEGLAQMMETLPAADRDRGVAISFDPRYNSRLFAHEAARVLGAHGIKSFVFDDIRPTPELSFAVRHLHTYAGIMITASHNPKQYNGYKIYGPDGGQMPPKESDLMTTYVRQVKDLFAIPVAAEPELRKQKLLQIIGEDVDVAYLDQIKTVNVNHDLIQTVGKDLKFVYTPLHGTGKIIARRALSDAGFQNYDVVTAQTIADPEFPTTPFPNPEFAQTFDLAIELGNRENADVLIATDPDADRLGAAVRQPDGTYQLMTGNQIASVLLDYILKAKQAAHDLPADGMVVKSIVSTELATDIAKHYGVTMKNVLTGFKFIAEQIQLAETNHDHTFLFGFEESFGYLIKPFVRDKDAIQSTMLLAEVAAYYKQQGQTLYDGLQGLYKQYGYFEEETISEEFAGLDGQAQMQQLMENFRNHPLTEFNGSQVLAREDFLTSEKTTADGTTTPIDLPQSNVLKYWLADGTWLAIRPSGTEPKIKFYVGVKADSQAAATDRLQSYVAAIHNDLLKQ; encoded by the coding sequence ATGAATAACACTGAAATCATGGCAAGTTACACGGACTGGAAACAAGCGGAAAACATGCCAACGGACTTACGCACTGAACTAGCTGCGATGGCCAATGACCAAGCTGCCATTACCGATGCCTTTGGAACTTCCCTTTCATTTGGAACGGCCGGCATGCGAGGTGTCATCGGTGCTGGAACCAACCGGATGAACATCTTCACCGTTCGCCAAGCGACAGAAGGATTAGCCCAAATGATGGAAACCCTTCCGGCTGCTGACCGCGACCGTGGGGTTGCCATCAGCTTTGATCCGCGGTACAACTCCCGCTTGTTTGCGCATGAGGCAGCGCGCGTTTTAGGCGCCCACGGCATCAAGAGCTTTGTCTTTGATGACATTCGCCCGACGCCAGAACTTTCCTTTGCAGTTCGTCATTTACATACGTATGCAGGAATCATGATTACCGCTAGCCATAACCCGAAACAATACAATGGTTACAAAATCTACGGTCCAGACGGAGGCCAGATGCCCCCCAAGGAATCAGATTTAATGACTACCTATGTGCGGCAGGTTAAGGACCTCTTTGCCATTCCAGTGGCTGCTGAACCAGAGTTACGGAAACAAAAATTATTGCAAATCATCGGCGAAGATGTTGACGTGGCCTACTTAGATCAAATTAAAACCGTCAACGTTAACCACGATTTGATTCAAACGGTCGGAAAAGATCTGAAATTTGTCTACACCCCGTTACACGGAACTGGAAAAATCATTGCCCGCCGCGCCCTTTCTGACGCCGGTTTTCAAAACTACGACGTGGTAACGGCCCAGACAATTGCCGATCCAGAGTTCCCTACGACCCCATTCCCGAACCCCGAATTTGCCCAAACTTTTGATCTGGCCATTGAACTGGGGAACCGGGAAAATGCGGACGTGCTAATTGCCACCGACCCTGATGCAGACCGACTGGGAGCCGCCGTCCGGCAACCAGATGGAACCTACCAACTGATGACCGGAAATCAAATTGCAAGCGTCTTGTTAGACTACATTTTAAAGGCCAAACAAGCTGCCCATGACTTACCAGCCGATGGAATGGTCGTTAAATCAATCGTCTCAACTGAATTAGCCACAGACATTGCTAAGCACTACGGCGTTACCATGAAAAACGTGTTGACCGGGTTTAAGTTCATTGCCGAACAGATTCAGCTCGCAGAAACTAACCACGATCACACCTTCCTCTTTGGCTTTGAGGAAAGCTTTGGGTACCTGATCAAACCGTTTGTCCGGGATAAGGATGCCATTCAGTCCACGATGTTGTTAGCCGAAGTGGCTGCATACTACAAGCAACAGGGGCAAACCCTTTACGACGGCCTGCAAGGATTGTACAAGCAGTACGGTTACTTTGAAGAAGAAACGATTTCCGAAGAATTCGCCGGCTTAGATGGTCAAGCTCAGATGCAACAGTTAATGGAGAACTTCAGAAACCATCCGCTAACCGAATTTAACGGGAGCCAGGTGCTGGCCAGAGAAGACTTCCTAACTTCTGAAAAAACTACTGCCGACGGAACCACCACGCCAATTGATCTTCCCCAATCCAACGTGTTGAAATACTGGTTGGCAGACGGAACTTGGTTGGCTATCCGTCCGTCCGGAACGGAACCAAAGATTAAGTTCTACGTTGGAGTTAAAGCTGATTCTCAAGCAGCAGCCACTGACCGCTTACAAAGTTATGTAGCTGCCATTCACAATGATTTATTGAAGCAATAA